A genomic stretch from Longimicrobium sp. includes:
- the bamD gene encoding outer membrane protein assembly factor BamD, with protein MTRNRFVRRAAPALLALLLPACAVFKKQVPLTPEQAYERGMAAHAAGRHSRAAVFLSTWVQANAAGDPRMPGALLALARSHLETGEYLTAGSEFLRIVTDYPTAPEQTPARFGICRAYRGMSPKAPLDQQYTHAAITYCDSYAGYYPATPQADTARAWVADMRQKLAEKAYLNGMFYFRRGAYDASVIYFNEAAAQYPETRWAPAALLKVVEAYEKIGYREEAEEARQQLRARFPQSAEARSLPPAPAATAASTTP; from the coding sequence ATGACCAGAAACCGCTTCGTGCGGCGGGCCGCGCCCGCCCTCCTCGCGCTCCTCCTCCCCGCCTGCGCGGTCTTCAAGAAGCAGGTCCCGCTCACCCCCGAGCAGGCGTACGAGCGCGGCATGGCCGCCCACGCCGCCGGCCGGCACTCGCGCGCCGCGGTGTTCCTCTCCACCTGGGTGCAGGCCAACGCCGCCGGCGACCCGCGCATGCCCGGCGCGCTCCTGGCGCTGGCCAGGAGCCACCTGGAGACCGGCGAGTATCTCACCGCGGGGTCCGAGTTCCTGCGCATCGTCACCGACTACCCCACCGCGCCCGAGCAGACCCCGGCGCGCTTCGGCATCTGCCGGGCATACCGGGGGATGAGCCCCAAGGCGCCGCTCGACCAGCAGTACACGCACGCGGCCATCACCTACTGCGACTCGTACGCCGGGTACTATCCCGCCACCCCGCAGGCCGACACCGCCCGCGCCTGGGTGGCCGACATGCGCCAGAAGCTCGCCGAGAAGGCGTACCTGAACGGGATGTTCTACTTCCGGCGCGGCGCCTACGACGCCAGCGTGATCTACTTCAACGAGGCCGCCGCCCAGTACCCCGAGACCCGGTGGGCCCCGGCCGCGCTGCTCAAGGTGGTGGAGGCGTACGAGAAGATCGGCTACAGGGAAGAGGCCGAGGAGGCGCGGCAGCAGCTGCGCGCCCGCTTCCCCCAGAGCGCCGAGGCGCGCTCGCTCCCGCCCGCCCCGGCGGCCACCGCGGCGAGCACCACCCCGTAA
- a CDS encoding tetratricopeptide repeat protein: MALDPAVEQRIARAKESFARNAYVAALEDLLFVAERHPEFADVQNLMGLCLSLAGRPEEALEAFERATRLNPGYVEAHLNRAITLNDLGRTDEARESFQKAADADEEKTGGGRFSSAAAARLANMHLELGDTYAAAGALPEALEEYRKAAELRPQFLDIRNKLARALIDLGDPGTAVGELVSILDLNPAFAAARANLGLAFWRLHRPEEAEAEWRRTLAQQPGNAQVQGYLGMVERHRERPAHG; this comes from the coding sequence ATGGCGCTGGACCCGGCGGTGGAGCAGCGGATCGCGCGCGCGAAGGAGAGCTTCGCCCGCAACGCCTACGTGGCCGCCCTCGAAGACCTGCTCTTCGTGGCCGAGCGCCACCCCGAGTTCGCCGACGTGCAGAACCTGATGGGGCTGTGCCTGTCGCTGGCCGGGCGCCCCGAAGAGGCGCTGGAGGCGTTCGAGCGCGCCACGCGGCTCAACCCCGGCTACGTCGAGGCGCACCTGAACCGCGCCATCACGCTCAACGACCTGGGCCGCACCGACGAGGCACGCGAGAGCTTCCAGAAGGCCGCCGACGCCGACGAGGAGAAGACCGGCGGGGGCCGCTTCTCCTCCGCCGCGGCCGCCCGGCTGGCCAACATGCACCTGGAGCTGGGCGACACCTACGCCGCCGCCGGCGCGCTCCCCGAGGCGCTCGAGGAGTACCGCAAGGCCGCGGAGCTGCGCCCCCAGTTCCTCGACATCCGGAACAAGCTGGCCCGCGCCCTCATCGACCTGGGAGATCCCGGCACCGCCGTCGGCGAGCTGGTGTCGATCCTGGACCTGAACCCCGCCTTCGCCGCCGCGCGCGCCAACCTGGGGCTCGCCTTCTGGCGCCTGCACCGCCCCGAAGAAGCCGAGGCCGAGTGGCGCCGCACCCTGGCCCAGCAGCCCGGGAACGCGCAGGTGCAGGGCTACCTGGGGATGGTCGAGCGGCACCGCGAGCGCCCCGCGCACGGGTAA
- the nadD gene encoding nicotinate-nucleotide adenylyltransferase, whose translation MRLGVFGGTFDPPHLGHLAAASDAAHALALDRVVWVPAADHPFKGSAVRTRAEVRLEMVRAAIAGDPRFEASDLEMRRAGPSYTVDTLRELRSAHPGAELFFLTGADNLRDLPKWREPDEIVRLACLVVVSREGESLPEDAEHPARAVHVPRLDVSSTEVRRRVAAGEPIRYLVPDGVRAVIEREGLYRG comes from the coding sequence GTGAGGCTCGGCGTCTTCGGCGGCACCTTCGACCCGCCGCACCTGGGGCACCTGGCGGCCGCCTCCGACGCCGCCCACGCGCTCGCCCTCGACCGCGTGGTGTGGGTGCCCGCGGCCGACCACCCCTTCAAGGGGAGCGCCGTGCGCACCCGCGCCGAAGTGCGGCTGGAGATGGTGCGCGCGGCAATTGCAGGAGACCCCCGCTTCGAGGCCAGCGACCTGGAGATGAGGCGCGCCGGTCCCTCGTACACGGTCGACACGCTCCGGGAGCTGCGCAGCGCGCACCCCGGAGCGGAGTTGTTCTTCCTGACCGGGGCCGACAACCTGCGCGACCTGCCGAAATGGCGGGAGCCGGACGAGATCGTCCGCCTCGCCTGCCTGGTGGTGGTGTCGCGGGAGGGCGAAAGCCTGCCGGAAGATGCAGAGCACCCGGCCCGCGCCGTGCACGTGCCCCGGCTGGACGTCTCCTCCACCGAGGTCCGCCGCCGGGTGGCGGCCGGAGAGCCGATCCGATACCTGGTCCCCGACGGAGTCCGCGCCGTCATCGAGCGCGAAGGGCTCTACCGGGGCTGA